The Clostridiaceae bacterium genome includes the window TAGCTCTTCCTTAGGGAAAAAGCCTTTTTCAGCCAGTGCAGCATATAATGCAGGCGCACAATGTCCCTTTGACATTACAAACCGGTCTCTGTCTTCCCACTTTGGATTCTTTGGATCAACTCTCATTTCATCAAAATAAAGAACAGTTAAAATATCTGTACAGGATAGAGAACCTCCCGGGTGCCCTGACGAAGCCTGAAAAACTTGCTCTATTATATGCTTTCTGATCATCGTTGCAGTTTTTTTCAGATTATTTAGTTTTTGCTTGTCCATCGTCACAACTCCTTTAATTGAAATTTCTCACATTAGTATACTACAGGGTGCAAGAATAGTCTACTCCTACTCCTGCTCCAAATCTCTAATCATAATCTTTAAATCCTTCACCTAATACTTCTCTAACTTCTGTTAATATTACGAAAGCACTGGTATCAACTTTTTTTACAATTTCTTTAAGCCGTGTAATCTCGTTTCTATGTATTATGCAATAAAGAACTTGCTTTTCGCTCCGGGTATACATACCCATTCCTTTTAACGCAGTCACTCCTCTGTCCAGTTCATACATTATTTTTGAGGCTATCTCATCTGATTTATCAGATATAATTAACACGGCCTTTGCATAATTGACACCTTCAATTATTATATCAATAAATTTTGAAGAAATAAATAGAGTTACCGTAGCATACAACGCGAGCTTTACACTATGAAAGAATAAGGCTGCCAGTATAATTACAACAGTATCAATAAATAACAAGCTTTGACCTATGGTAATCGTAGGCATAAAGCGATTTACTATGGCTGCTGCAAGGTCGGTACCCCCTGTAGTCGCTCCTGCTCTGAAAACCAGTGCCAGACCCACTCCCATTAATGCTCCTCCGAATATCGAATATAGAAGAAGATCTGGGGCAGAAGATACATCATCAAACATCAGAAGATATTTTTGAGAAAAACTTGTTGCAAAGGGCTGCATAATATCTATAATTAATGAAAGAGAAATTGTACCGTACAGTGACCGGAAAGCAAACTTTGTCCCGATTATTTTTATACCCATAAAAAAAAGAGGAGCATTAATTGCAAACATGGTTATACCCAAAGGGAATTTTCCCTTACTTATATGGTAAATGACCGTTGCTATTCCTGTTACTCCGCCTGGCGCAATTTTATAGGGTGAAAGAAATATATTAATTGATATGGCTATAATAACAGAACCAACTGTTATTATTAAATAATCCAAAAACTTTTTCTTCATGCTTCCCATAGTATCACCTTATACCCACTTTTAATATTCTTCTTTTAATGTCCTTATTTAATATCCTTTTTATTTTTTCAGTTATCTGTCCTTTAAATTTTATAAATAGAATATAATTAATACATGCATAAATTTATTATTCCTGTATAATGTGGAAAAAAATCCTTGAAATCAGGAATATTGAAGAAATTGACAAATATTCATGCGGAATAAGGAAATAATGCCGAAAAAGATAATGATGTGGAATAGTAAATAATAGCGGATTTACAAATATTAATGCAGAATAATAATCAAAAAGGGCTGAAGTAAAATAAATTTACTTTCAGCCCAAATAAAAAATATTATGACAAACGCTGGATAACCCACTAAGATGTTTTTATTTTCCTTCTACACTTTCCAGATAATTATTAAGTTCTTCTACAAGTTTGTCAGCATCTATTCCATGAACTGCACAAGCTTCTTCAATACTTTCCATTGAAGAAGAAGGGCAACCCAGGCAATGCATTCCACTATTCAAAAAAATCGGTATAGTTCCTCTATCTAATTTCAGAACTTCTCCTATAAGCATATCTTTTGTTACTTTTGCCATATAAACCCTCCTATATTAGCATTAATTAGCATTTTGCTCTTAAATTAGCATTTCGCTATTTAATTATATAACATGCTCTTAATAAAATATACCCCTATTTATGTGTACTTAACCGAATTATTTTACTCTATATTTTTCCTTACCAATTTTATACAAATCATTACCTTCGCTGTCAATTATCACATAAGCCGGAAAATTTTTTACCTCCAGTTTTCTTATGGCTTCTGTCCCAAGGTCCGGAAATGCAATTACTTCCTGCTTCACAATAGTTTTGGAGATGAGAGCTGCAGCTCCTCCAACAGCTCCAAAATAAAGAGAGCCATATTTAACCATGGAATCTATAACTTCTTTACTACGCAGTCCTTTTCCAATCATTCCTCCAATGCCAAGTTTTATTAACTCCGGTGCATAAGCATCCATTCTTCCGCTTGTGGTGGGACCTGCTGAACCTATTACTCTTCCGGGGGCTGCAGGGCAGGGACCCACATAGTATATTATTTGTCCGGCAACATCAAAGGGCAGGGTTCCCCCCTCCCTTATTAACTCTATGAGGCGTTTATGGGCAGCATCCCTTGCTGTATAAATTGTTCCGCTTATATATACTATATCTCCGGCTTTTAGTTTTTGGATAACATCTTTTTTCAAAGGTGTCTGAATATAATATTCCATGTTCTCACCATCCTAACACTTTAGTTTCTTGGTTACAAAACCGCCCCTACATGCCTTGTAGCATGACAGCTTATATTTACCGCTACAGGAAGTCCGGCAATATGAGTTGGAAATACTTCTATATTTACAGAGAGGGCAGTAACTCTGCCACCAAGGCCCCCAGGACCTATCCCCAGCTTGTTTATTTCTTCCAGCAATTCTTTTTCAAGATTATTTAGGTATTCTACAGGATTAGCCTTCCCGACAGGTTTCAACAGAGCCTTCTTCGCAAGTATCGCTGCCTTTTCCATGGTACCTCCTATGCCTACTCCTACTATAATGGGAGGGCATGGATTGGGTCCGGCTTTATCCACAGTATCAATAACAAATCTCTTTACTCCTTCGATTCCATCTGAGGGTTTTAACATTGCAAGGCCGCTCATATTCTCACTGCCAAATCCTTTTGGCATCATTGTAATTTTTAGGGAATCACCCTCTACAATATCATAGTGTATTACAGCAGGAGTATTATCGCCTGTATTCTTTCTGTAAATAGGATCTTCTACAACAGAACTCCTCAAATAACCATTCCTATATCCCCTTCTGACTCCTTCATTTATAGCTTCTGTAAGTGAACCGCCTTCTATATGCACATCTTGTCCAACTTCTGCAAAAACTACCGCCATTCCTGTATCCTGGCAAATAGGAATTTTTTCTTCAGCTGCAATTTGTGCATTGGATATCAATTGTTCCAGTATACTCTTTCCTATATCGGATTCTTCGATGTCAATACTATTTTTTATAGCTGTCTCAATATCTCTCTGAAGGAAAATGTTTGATTCAATAGCCAGTCTTTCAACTGTTTCAATTATTTCTTCTACTTTTATTATCTTCATGGGCTCCTCCGTAAATAATAGCATAATAATAGGAATTTCTGAGTTTTTCCATTGTTTTTAATTATATATTATCAAATTAAGAATTAACAGTTAAATATTTAATGGGACATTAATCTCAGCCTCTGATATAATAATAATGTAATAGAATTCGTTCTAGTGTTGCCGGTGTTACGGAAGGAGAAGACAGTTTACAATGCCTAACAATATATTGGTGTGTGTCACACAGCAAAAAACCTGCGAGAAACTTATCAGAAAAGCCGCAGAGCTAAGAGACCAATCTCTTAACAGTCCCTATGAAATACAGCTTTTTGTACTCCATGTAGCCAAAAATGACTGGAATTTCCTTGATAATGCTAAAGAAGGAGAAGCCTTGGATTATCTTTTTAATATTTCAAAATCCGTAGGTGCAGAACTAACAGTATTAAAATCAGACGAAATAGCAAAATCAATATCTGACTTTGCAATAGAAAATAATGTAGGCAGAATTATTATGGGAACTTCTCCCGGAGACCACCAAGAAAATAAATTTTACAACAGGCTTAAAGCGCTTCTGGGAAACTCGGTTGATATACAGATAGTACCTTAATAACCCTTTTGTCAACAAAAAATGATATTTTTTCAGTCTTATTCCTTATTTGTTCTAACCAGTACAAAAGTACCTAAAAATATTGGTAAATATGGATTATTTTTATGCTAAAAGCTTGACTTGAAGCTACTTTCATTATAGAATAATGTCGAATCCCAAGTTTAGGAGGTAGAGTTT containing:
- a CDS encoding YitT family protein, which encodes MGSMKKKFLDYLIITVGSVIIAISINIFLSPYKIAPGGVTGIATVIYHISKGKFPLGITMFAINAPLFFMGIKIIGTKFAFRSLYGTISLSLIIDIMQPFATSFSQKYLLMFDDVSSAPDLLLYSIFGGALMGVGLALVFRAGATTGGTDLAAAIVNRFMPTITIGQSLLFIDTVVIILAALFFHSVKLALYATVTLFISSKFIDIIIEGVNYAKAVLIISDKSDEIASKIMYELDRGVTALKGMGMYTRSEKQVLYCIIHRNEITRLKEIVKKVDTSAFVILTEVREVLGEGFKDYD
- a CDS encoding DUF1858 domain-containing protein encodes the protein MAKVTKDMLIGEVLKLDRGTIPIFLNSGMHCLGCPSSSMESIEEACAVHGIDADKLVEELNNYLESVEGK
- a CDS encoding Fe-S-containing hydro-lyase, giving the protein MEYYIQTPLKKDVIQKLKAGDIVYISGTIYTARDAAHKRLIELIREGGTLPFDVAGQIIYYVGPCPAAPGRVIGSAGPTTSGRMDAYAPELIKLGIGGMIGKGLRSKEVIDSMVKYGSLYFGAVGGAAALISKTIVKQEVIAFPDLGTEAIRKLEVKNFPAYVIIDSEGNDLYKIGKEKYRVK
- a CDS encoding fumarate hydratase; this encodes MKIIKVEEIIETVERLAIESNIFLQRDIETAIKNSIDIEESDIGKSILEQLISNAQIAAEEKIPICQDTGMAVVFAEVGQDVHIEGGSLTEAINEGVRRGYRNGYLRSSVVEDPIYRKNTGDNTPAVIHYDIVEGDSLKITMMPKGFGSENMSGLAMLKPSDGIEGVKRFVIDTVDKAGPNPCPPIIVGVGIGGTMEKAAILAKKALLKPVGKANPVEYLNNLEKELLEEINKLGIGPGGLGGRVTALSVNIEVFPTHIAGLPVAVNISCHATRHVGAVL
- a CDS encoding universal stress protein UspA gives rise to the protein MPNNILVCVTQQKTCEKLIRKAAELRDQSLNSPYEIQLFVLHVAKNDWNFLDNAKEGEALDYLFNISKSVGAELTVLKSDEIAKSISDFAIENNVGRIIMGTSPGDHQENKFYNRLKALLGNSVDIQIVP